A window of the Natronomonas salina genome harbors these coding sequences:
- a CDS encoding peptidylprolyl isomerase yields the protein MSDNPTVTLGTNHGDITVELFAERAPRTVENFVNLATHDPAADAEPAPDTTTWEDPETGEIRGDSLYEGTVFHRIIEGFMIQGGDPTGTGRGGPGYEFDDEFHEELRHDDAGILSMANSGPNTNGSQFFITLGAQPHLDDKHAVFGQVTDGMDVVEEISNVPTGRNDQPKDDVVIESVDIQE from the coding sequence ATGAGCGACAACCCGACGGTCACGCTCGGCACGAACCACGGCGACATCACGGTCGAGCTGTTCGCGGAGCGCGCCCCGCGGACGGTCGAGAACTTCGTCAACCTCGCGACGCACGACCCGGCGGCCGACGCGGAGCCCGCCCCCGACACGACCACCTGGGAGGACCCCGAGACCGGCGAGATCCGCGGTGACTCCCTCTACGAGGGCACCGTCTTCCACCGCATCATCGAGGGCTTCATGATCCAGGGCGGCGACCCGACCGGGACCGGCCGCGGCGGCCCCGGCTACGAGTTCGACGACGAGTTCCACGAGGAGCTCCGCCACGACGACGCGGGCATCCTCTCGATGGCCAACTCCGGGCCGAACACGAACGGCTCGCAGTTCTTCATCACGCTGGGCGCCCAGCCGCACCTCGACGACAAGCACGCCGTCTTCGGGCAGGTGACCGACGGCATGGACGTCGTCGAGGAGATCAGCAACGTCCCCACGGGCCGGAACGACCAGCCGAAGGACGACGTCGTCATCGAGTCGGTCGACATTCAGGAATAG
- a CDS encoding S9 family peptidase: MVADPETDPDSEADRDVLEELASLPTLAHPTVSPDGDRVAYYHDVTGRNELHVLDVETGESERWSAGEVPRNARWFVRWDADGERVYFHDDAAGDEQNDVYAIDEAGQVDSIVETDGQNVLQAVDPNGEFVVAGSTRDGQMNCYRHDPGDGSVTQLTDYDRAVWGATMSPDGQRIAYTTNETDDYDNLDVYVASVDSLAMDGPAGSEDDRSDARNLEIGEVGAEAGIADWHPDGDRLLVSDNTEDLTRCGVYDLEADSVRWLGDLSHEEQPECFDATGDRVVVTRTRDATTTPVVYDLDTGDGRELDLPEGVASFGMAGETVIDEDRLLLTHTTPTRRPDLLAYDLTDDTTETLVAADHGPFSPADFADAEYLTFDSDGVPAAPAEAVNHDPYETLEIGALLYDSGERPSPLIVNPHGGPRGRDSKAFDLYTQVLVQQGFSVLQVNYRGSTGRGREFVEALYDDWGGAEQGDVAVGVEHVLEEYEWLDDDRIAVFGGSYGGYSAYWQLVQYPSLYDAGVAWIGLTDLEEMYETTMPHFRTELMEKYLGTPDEHPELYTERSPITHAENLAAPLFLVHGVNDRRVPVSQARLFRDRLEELGYVAGEDGDFEYEELGEEGHASSDIDQKKRMFRLLVDFLSRRVEAA, translated from the coding sequence ATGGTCGCCGACCCTGAAACCGACCCCGACTCTGAGGCCGACCGCGACGTCCTCGAAGAACTCGCTTCACTACCGACGCTCGCCCATCCGACCGTCTCGCCGGACGGCGACCGCGTCGCCTACTACCACGACGTCACGGGCCGCAACGAGCTTCACGTCCTCGACGTCGAGACCGGCGAGTCCGAGCGCTGGAGCGCTGGCGAGGTACCGCGGAACGCCCGCTGGTTCGTTCGCTGGGACGCCGACGGTGAACGCGTCTACTTCCACGACGACGCGGCCGGCGACGAGCAGAACGACGTCTACGCCATCGACGAAGCAGGCCAGGTCGACTCCATCGTCGAGACTGACGGCCAGAACGTCCTCCAGGCGGTCGACCCCAACGGCGAGTTCGTCGTCGCCGGGTCGACCCGCGACGGCCAGATGAACTGCTATCGCCACGACCCCGGGGACGGCAGCGTTACGCAACTGACGGACTACGACCGGGCCGTCTGGGGGGCGACAATGTCGCCGGACGGCCAGCGCATCGCATACACGACCAACGAGACCGACGACTACGACAACCTCGACGTCTACGTCGCCAGCGTCGACAGCCTCGCCATGGACGGGCCGGCCGGCAGCGAGGACGACCGATCGGACGCCAGGAACCTCGAGATCGGCGAGGTGGGTGCCGAGGCGGGGATCGCCGACTGGCACCCCGATGGCGACCGCCTGCTCGTCTCCGATAACACCGAAGATCTCACCCGCTGTGGCGTCTACGACCTCGAGGCAGACTCGGTACGGTGGCTCGGCGACCTTTCCCACGAGGAACAGCCGGAGTGCTTCGACGCGACCGGCGACCGCGTCGTCGTGACGCGGACTCGCGACGCTACCACGACGCCGGTCGTCTACGACCTCGACACCGGCGACGGCCGCGAACTCGACCTCCCGGAGGGCGTCGCCAGCTTCGGGATGGCCGGCGAGACCGTCATCGACGAGGACCGCCTGCTCCTGACGCACACCACGCCCACGCGCCGCCCCGACCTGCTGGCCTACGACCTGACCGACGACACGACCGAGACGCTCGTCGCCGCCGATCACGGTCCGTTCTCGCCCGCGGACTTCGCGGACGCCGAGTACCTCACCTTCGACTCTGACGGCGTTCCCGCGGCGCCCGCCGAGGCGGTCAACCACGATCCCTACGAGACCCTCGAGATCGGCGCGCTCCTCTACGACTCGGGCGAGCGCCCCTCGCCGCTCATCGTCAATCCCCACGGCGGCCCCCGTGGCCGCGATAGCAAGGCCTTCGACCTCTACACCCAGGTGCTCGTCCAGCAGGGTTTCTCCGTCCTCCAGGTGAACTACCGCGGCTCCACCGGTCGCGGCCGCGAGTTCGTCGAGGCGCTGTACGACGACTGGGGCGGCGCCGAGCAGGGCGACGTCGCTGTCGGGGTCGAGCACGTCCTTGAGGAGTACGAGTGGCTCGACGACGACCGTATCGCCGTCTTCGGTGGCTCCTACGGCGGCTACTCGGCGTACTGGCAGCTCGTCCAGTACCCCTCGCTGTACGATGCCGGCGTCGCCTGGATCGGCCTCACCGACCTCGAGGAGATGTACGAGACGACGATGCCGCACTTCCGGACCGAGCTCATGGAGAAGTACCTCGGCACCCCCGACGAACATCCCGAACTGTACACCGAGCGCTCGCCGATCACCCACGCGGAGAACCTCGCGGCGCCGCTGTTCCTCGTCCATGGGGTGAATGATCGCCGCGTCCCGGTCTCGCAGGCGCGGCTCTTCCGCGACCGCCTCGAGGAACTGGGCTACGTGGCCGGTGAAGACGGCGACTTCGAGTACGAGGAACTCGGCGAGGAAGGGCACGCCTCCTCGGACATCGACCAGAAGAAACGGATGTTCAGATTGCTCGTCGACTTCCTCTCACGGCGCGTCGAGGCCGCCTGA
- a CDS encoding SDR family oxidoreductase codes for MPTVFLTGFPGFLGSALVERLLDRHDDETTVTCLIQSKYRAKAEASADEIEAEQDADGRIELVEGDITDAELGLGDDYDDLQDESVEVYHLAAIYDLTMDREPGKHVNIEGTRHVLDFAEGADVDRLHYVSTVVVSGLYEGTFTEDMLQEGQLFGNYYETTKHMAEVLVQQRMDEIPTTIYRPAVAVGDSETGETQKYDGPYAFVEMLLDQGDNAVIPAPRGASNSEFNLVPRDYVVDAIGYLSGIDESEGTVYHLADPNPPTTTELIKTFGEALGKKRTLVVPYPKGIVGGLLESLSPENDLIKGGALEYQTWSASFDCSNTLEDLEGSGVECPDFEDYAGNLVEFVRENPDIDEGAMN; via the coding sequence ATGCCAACCGTATTCCTGACCGGCTTCCCCGGGTTCCTGGGGTCGGCGCTCGTCGAACGACTGCTCGACCGCCACGACGACGAAACGACGGTGACCTGCCTCATCCAGTCGAAGTACCGCGCGAAGGCCGAAGCCAGCGCCGACGAGATCGAGGCCGAGCAGGACGCCGATGGCCGCATCGAACTCGTCGAGGGCGACATCACCGACGCGGAACTCGGGCTCGGCGACGACTACGACGACCTGCAGGACGAGAGCGTCGAGGTCTATCACCTCGCGGCCATCTACGATTTGACGATGGATCGCGAGCCCGGCAAGCACGTCAACATCGAGGGGACGCGGCACGTCCTCGACTTCGCCGAGGGCGCCGACGTCGACCGGCTGCACTACGTCAGCACCGTCGTCGTCTCGGGGCTCTACGAGGGGACCTTCACCGAGGACATGCTCCAGGAGGGCCAGCTGTTCGGCAATTACTACGAGACGACCAAGCACATGGCTGAGGTGCTCGTCCAGCAGCGGATGGACGAGATCCCGACGACGATCTACCGGCCCGCGGTCGCGGTCGGAGACAGCGAGACCGGCGAGACCCAGAAGTACGACGGCCCCTACGCCTTCGTTGAGATGCTGCTCGACCAGGGCGACAACGCCGTTATCCCGGCGCCGCGCGGCGCGAGCAACTCCGAGTTCAACCTGGTGCCGCGGGACTACGTCGTCGACGCTATCGGCTACCTCAGCGGCATCGACGAGTCCGAGGGCACTGTCTACCACCTCGCCGACCCCAATCCGCCTACCACGACGGAGCTCATCAAGACCTTCGGCGAGGCGCTGGGCAAGAAACGGACGTTGGTGGTGCCGTATCCGAAGGGCATCGTCGGCGGGCTGCTGGAGTCGCTGTCGCCGGAGAACGATCTGATCAAGGGTGGCGCACTCGAGTACCAGACCTGGTCGGCGAGCTTCGACTGCAGTAACACGCTGGAGGACCTCGAAGGCTCGGGCGTGGAGTGTCCCGACTTCGAGGACTATGCCGGGAACCTCGTGGAGTTCGTCCGGGAGAATCCGGATATCGACGAGGGCGCGATGAACTGA
- a CDS encoding plastocyanin/azurin family copper-binding protein: MGRRNRQFRRRTVLQTVGAGVLGGVALTGGASAEEDHYGYGNGLDVFLNEDAMFKDDPLWDGEITNRMGQEVVDVAVGAMTPVNLPDFFPDIDALPVAYAPQVVKVSPGATVRWTWVSNPGGISVPHDVVSLVDDDGEPVLEDDGHPRFHSPHYSYKESQDADEPAEEDLPTFEETFTDRGNHLYYCTPHGAPFVVREVEHPETGETVEVYNEFGMRGAVKVAGRPV, from the coding sequence ATGGGACGCAGAAATCGGCAGTTCCGGCGGCGAACAGTGCTGCAAACAGTAGGGGCTGGTGTTCTCGGTGGTGTGGCGTTAACCGGGGGTGCGAGTGCCGAGGAGGATCATTACGGGTACGGCAACGGTCTTGACGTGTTCCTGAACGAGGATGCGATGTTCAAAGATGATCCCCTCTGGGATGGGGAGATTACGAATCGGATGGGCCAAGAGGTCGTAGACGTTGCTGTGGGAGCCATGACTCCGGTGAATCTCCCTGACTTCTTCCCGGATATAGATGCGTTACCAGTGGCCTATGCACCACAGGTGGTCAAGGTTTCACCGGGGGCTACCGTCCGTTGGACATGGGTCAGTAATCCGGGAGGAATATCGGTTCCACATGACGTGGTTTCCTTGGTGGATGACGATGGCGAACCCGTATTGGAAGACGACGGTCACCCACGGTTTCACAGCCCGCATTATTCTTACAAAGAATCCCAAGATGCCGACGAACCGGCTGAGGAGGACCTACCAACCTTTGAGGAGACGTTCACCGACAGGGGGAATCATCTCTACTATTGCACACCTCACGGTGCACCATTCGTAGTAAGGGAGGTAGAACATCCGGAAACAGGCGAAACAGTCGAGGTGTACAACGAGTTTGGTATGCGAGGGGCGGTAAAGGTGGCGGGCCGACCCGTCTAG
- a CDS encoding NUDIX hydrolase: MDDSEDDDTTDALAWETLDSEIDYSCPGFDVVRDDVRLPNGTETDFHYVSEPPSVVILPFTTDGDVVVIEEWRQAVDRVNYGLPAGGLEADDNDLLAAAHRELAEETGYEAEGIEQLATYEPSNGLFDSVFHYVVARGCTPTAEQDLDHNESIRVDTTTFPDLREQAVTGDLRDGRSALAILQYAQQED, from the coding sequence ATGGACGACTCCGAGGACGACGATACAACTGACGCCCTGGCCTGGGAGACGCTCGACTCCGAGATCGACTACTCGTGTCCGGGTTTCGACGTCGTGCGCGACGATGTCCGATTGCCGAACGGCACTGAGACCGACTTCCATTACGTCTCCGAGCCGCCGTCGGTGGTGATCCTCCCGTTCACTACGGACGGTGACGTCGTCGTCATCGAGGAGTGGCGCCAGGCCGTCGACCGCGTCAACTACGGCCTACCGGCGGGCGGCCTCGAAGCCGACGACAATGATCTCCTGGCAGCCGCCCACAGAGAACTCGCCGAGGAGACCGGCTACGAGGCAGAGGGCATCGAACAGCTCGCCACCTACGAACCATCCAACGGCCTGTTCGACTCCGTGTTCCACTACGTCGTCGCGCGCGGCTGTACGCCCACGGCCGAACAAGATCTCGACCACAACGAGTCCATCCGCGTCGACACGACCACGTTCCCCGACCTCCGAGAACAAGCCGTCACTGGCGACCTCAGAGACGGTCGGTCGGCACTCGCGATCCTGCAGTATGCACAGCAGGAAGACTGA
- a CDS encoding CHY zinc finger protein has protein sequence MLIHGHEVRGVDVDEETRCAHYGTERDVVAIKFACCETYYPCYRCHEEVVDHETEQWPLERRDEHAVLCGACGTELAVQEYVGVDACPECLTRFNPACADHYHLYFEPVEDTPDQQ, from the coding sequence ATGTTGATTCACGGCCACGAGGTCCGGGGCGTCGACGTCGACGAGGAGACCCGGTGTGCCCACTACGGCACCGAGCGGGACGTCGTCGCCATCAAGTTCGCCTGCTGTGAGACCTACTACCCCTGCTATCGCTGCCACGAGGAGGTCGTCGACCACGAGACCGAGCAGTGGCCCCTGGAGCGCCGGGACGAACACGCGGTCCTCTGCGGCGCCTGCGGTACCGAACTCGCGGTCCAGGAGTACGTCGGCGTCGACGCCTGCCCGGAGTGCCTGACGCGCTTCAACCCCGCCTGCGCCGACCACTACCACCTGTACTTCGAGCCGGTCGAAGACACGCCCGACCAGCAGTAG
- a CDS encoding RNA-guided endonuclease InsQ/TnpB family protein — translation MTVVRNIQVKLDVPADAHSVLDATFEQFREAAQYVADHGWADDPRDIITNQRDLNAATYDEVRAQTDLHSNHVQSARRLAAEALLNCQDRLFEGGTASKPTFRGSVIVYGDRTITYSEDHCTLATVEGRVRADYVMPEDKTGTPFEDYWNREEWERKEATLHKRNGEYYLHIAIEKEPETDVSTVENGVVLGVDLNVDGFLAVTSTGQFLGKADYLNHKRREYERRRGRLQQTGTRSSHLTIQSIGDRFARWSDDYLHCVSKAIVQEARRHDCAGIAFEDLSAIRDRISNASKFQQWAFRLIQQYTEYKAEEYGVLVETVDPAYTSQRCSHSTCGFTHENNRDGDEFECMDCGKELHADYNAARNIAWRFLQDWHTSGPGGADCQVALKSGTLHANGEFTPATDTGGQSGSPLTSPPL, via the coding sequence GTGACGGTCGTCCGGAACATCCAGGTGAAACTCGACGTGCCAGCGGACGCTCACAGCGTGCTTGATGCAACGTTCGAGCAGTTCCGCGAAGCTGCCCAGTACGTTGCGGATCACGGATGGGCCGACGACCCACGCGATATCATCACTAACCAACGTGACCTCAACGCTGCCACCTACGACGAGGTACGCGCTCAGACCGATCTCCACTCGAATCACGTTCAATCGGCGCGGCGGCTCGCTGCCGAAGCTCTATTGAACTGTCAAGACCGACTGTTCGAGGGTGGCACGGCGAGCAAACCCACGTTCCGCGGGTCGGTCATCGTCTACGGCGACCGCACCATCACGTACAGCGAAGATCACTGCACGCTTGCTACTGTCGAAGGGCGTGTTCGCGCCGACTACGTCATGCCCGAAGACAAGACCGGTACACCGTTTGAGGATTACTGGAATCGCGAGGAGTGGGAGCGTAAGGAAGCGACGCTGCACAAGCGGAACGGTGAGTACTACCTTCATATTGCCATAGAGAAGGAGCCGGAGACGGACGTGTCGACAGTCGAGAACGGAGTGGTTCTCGGCGTCGACCTCAACGTTGACGGCTTTCTGGCCGTTACCAGTACGGGCCAGTTCCTCGGCAAGGCCGATTATCTGAACCACAAGCGTCGCGAGTACGAACGGCGGCGTGGTCGTCTCCAGCAGACTGGCACTCGGTCATCTCATCTAACTATACAGAGCATCGGTGACCGGTTTGCCAGATGGAGCGACGACTATCTCCATTGCGTCTCGAAAGCCATCGTGCAGGAAGCTCGTCGCCACGACTGTGCTGGAATCGCCTTCGAAGACTTATCTGCCATCCGTGATCGGATTTCGAACGCTTCGAAGTTCCAGCAATGGGCGTTCCGGTTGATTCAGCAGTACACTGAGTACAAGGCCGAAGAGTACGGGGTCCTGGTGGAGACGGTCGACCCCGCCTATACGAGTCAGCGGTGCAGTCACTCGACGTGCGGATTCACCCACGAGAACAACCGTGACGGCGACGAGTTCGAGTGCATGGACTGCGGGAAGGAACTACATGCCGATTACAATGCCGCGCGGAACATCGCGTGGCGATTCCTCCAGGACTGGCACACGTCTGGCCCTGGAGGGGCCGACTGTCAGGTGGCCCTGAAGTCAGGGACGCTGCACGCGAACGGCGAGTTTACGCCTGCCACTGATACTGGTGGTCAGAGCGGGAGTCCACTGACAAGCCCACCCCTTTAG
- a CDS encoding antitoxin VapB family protein has protein sequence MATADEQIRVSSAVKRELERRRREGESFNDVLERVLDDNRDFLAGFGRWSDDHADRVREARREHKRQSKERTERLESDG, from the coding sequence ATGGCTACAGCAGACGAGCAGATCCGCGTGAGCAGCGCGGTCAAGCGCGAATTGGAACGACGACGCCGAGAAGGGGAGTCGTTCAATGATGTACTCGAGCGTGTCCTAGACGATAATCGGGATTTCCTAGCTGGCTTCGGACGGTGGTCCGACGACCATGCGGATCGGGTTCGAGAAGCTCGACGTGAACACAAACGCCAATCGAAGGAACGAACGGAACGACTCGAATCCGACGGATGA
- a CDS encoding type IV pilin, whose translation MNLRELLNDEDAVSPVIGVILMVAITVILAAVIGTFVLGLGDQVQTTAPNAQFSFDFNDGSTEDILTITHEGGQGINAGEVAVMGDVSNPGTFAETVDGYDASSSVRAGTDVTVRSSAEGDQYHWDASDGDNGIAPEDAEVRVVWQDADSDQSSTLRTWSRN comes from the coding sequence ATGAATCTCAGAGAATTACTCAACGACGAGGATGCTGTTTCGCCCGTTATCGGCGTCATCCTCATGGTCGCGATAACCGTAATCCTGGCGGCCGTCATCGGGACGTTCGTCCTCGGTCTCGGCGATCAGGTCCAGACGACCGCACCCAACGCACAGTTCAGCTTCGACTTCAATGACGGGTCAACCGAAGACATCCTCACCATCACGCACGAAGGTGGTCAAGGCATCAATGCCGGCGAAGTCGCGGTCATGGGCGACGTCTCCAACCCTGGGACGTTCGCTGAAACAGTCGACGGTTACGACGCCAGCAGTTCCGTTCGAGCAGGCACTGACGTTACGGTTCGAAGTAGTGCCGAGGGAGACCAATATCATTGGGACGCTAGCGATGGTGACAATGGCATCGCTCCTGAGGACGCCGAAGTTCGCGTTGTCTGGCAGGACGCAGACAGCGATCAGTCCTCGACGCTCCGCACCTGGAGCCGCAACTAA
- a CDS encoding type IV pilin, which produces MQLKQLLNDNDAVSPVIGVILMVAITVILAAVIGTFVLGLGDQVQTTAPNAQFSFDYSADNSASGDNPQLDITHAGGDGIAGNELIIRGDVESPHEWGSSDSTIRAGDSVTVDNDGTGLDWASSANPSDGDVDQGTEVRVVWQDSDSEQSSTLRTWTKQ; this is translated from the coding sequence ATGCAACTGAAACAACTACTCAACGACAACGACGCAGTTTCGCCCGTCATCGGCGTCATCCTGATGGTCGCGATTACCGTCATTCTGGCTGCCGTCATCGGGACGTTCGTCCTCGGTCTCGGCGACCAGGTACAGACCACGGCACCTAACGCACAGTTCAGCTTCGACTACAGTGCAGACAACAGTGCTAGTGGTGATAACCCCCAGCTCGACATCACGCACGCCGGCGGTGACGGAATTGCTGGGAACGAACTCATCATCCGTGGCGACGTCGAATCCCCACATGAATGGGGATCCTCTGACTCGACCATCCGCGCAGGCGATAGCGTAACGGTCGATAATGACGGAACAGGCCTTGATTGGGCTTCTAGTGCGAATCCCAGTGACGGCGATGTCGATCAGGGTACCGAAGTCCGTGTCGTCTGGCAGGACAGCGACAGTGAGCAGTCCTCCACGCTCCGCACCTGGACGAAGCAGTAA
- the trmY gene encoding tRNA (pseudouridine(54)-N(1))-methyltransferase TrmY gives MRQFVVVGHDAPTTPDEISLEDLPGAGRLDVLCRCVNSAFFLSHDLRESVRVHLVLDDEYVVRFEGSELRRLNPDERSTAALIRGALEVREEAIGAMEANPSPGVYLGKGDFESTIETVAEDATLVELHEEGDPVVDVDPPENPAFVLSDHHDFTADEADLLAAYADERVSLGPKALHGDHAITVAHNYLDTVGFAQY, from the coding sequence ATGCGCCAGTTCGTCGTCGTCGGCCACGACGCGCCGACGACCCCCGACGAGATATCGCTCGAGGACCTGCCGGGCGCCGGTCGCCTCGACGTCCTCTGCCGGTGTGTCAACAGCGCCTTCTTCCTCTCACATGACCTCCGCGAGAGCGTCCGCGTTCACCTCGTCCTCGACGACGAGTACGTCGTCCGTTTCGAGGGCTCGGAGCTCAGACGACTCAATCCCGACGAGCGATCGACGGCAGCGTTGATTCGCGGCGCTCTCGAGGTCCGCGAGGAGGCTATCGGCGCGATGGAGGCCAACCCCTCGCCGGGCGTCTACCTCGGCAAGGGGGACTTCGAATCGACGATCGAGACCGTCGCTGAAGACGCCACCCTCGTCGAACTTCACGAGGAGGGCGATCCGGTTGTCGACGTCGATCCGCCTGAGAACCCTGCGTTCGTCCTCTCGGACCACCACGACTTCACGGCCGATGAGGCGGACCTCCTGGCAGCGTACGCCGACGAACGCGTCTCTCTCGGGCCAAAGGCGCTCCATGGAGACCATGCGATAACGGTCGCCCACAACTACCTCGATACGGTCGGATTCGCCCAGTACTGA
- a CDS encoding ABC1 kinase family protein, with the protein MDYGPRDLVDDARRSLDIAATSLPVVAGIARDQRRSTSSAQRTKRARQLRAALVDLGPAFVKLGQTMSTRPDLLPAEYVRVLETLQDDIEPAPWEDAKEVVEAELGPVEDRFDDFETEPLSGASLGQVYRATVDGDDVAVKVRRPDLEERVLRDLRIIETVVPLATHLLDEGRAFSLETLVEQYGETLREEMDYEREAELMTEIGERFAADERVRIPEVVGSHSTRRVLTMEYVDGTKITDVEALNDQGIDRPELARTLRSVYLEMTLLDGVFHADPHPGNLAVKDDGTLVFYDFGMSDRLDEDLRQHIVDLFVAVGRTNVDGVLDALVDLGTLHPGAADDGREELREVIDLFVERSRGGDVDVDRLDALLEDLEATVYEMPFRLPADLALILRVTALADGVANTLDDDHDFFSIVADFLADNDFVDEAEAQRAVEQGAQFN; encoded by the coding sequence ATGGATTACGGTCCCCGCGACCTCGTCGACGACGCTCGCCGAAGCCTCGATATCGCCGCAACGTCCCTCCCCGTCGTAGCTGGCATCGCCCGCGATCAGCGCCGCTCGACGTCGAGCGCCCAGCGCACCAAGCGTGCACGCCAACTCCGAGCCGCCCTCGTCGATCTCGGACCGGCGTTCGTGAAGCTTGGCCAGACCATGTCGACGCGACCCGACCTCCTCCCAGCTGAGTACGTCCGGGTCCTCGAGACCTTGCAGGACGACATCGAGCCCGCGCCGTGGGAGGACGCCAAGGAGGTCGTCGAGGCGGAACTCGGCCCCGTTGAGGACCGCTTCGACGACTTCGAGACAGAGCCGTTGAGTGGGGCTAGTCTCGGGCAGGTGTATCGGGCGACCGTCGATGGCGACGATGTCGCCGTCAAGGTTCGTCGCCCCGACCTCGAGGAGCGAGTGCTCCGTGACCTTCGGATCATCGAGACCGTCGTGCCGCTGGCGACACACCTTCTCGATGAAGGACGGGCCTTCTCCCTGGAGACGCTCGTCGAACAGTACGGCGAGACGCTCCGCGAGGAGATGGACTACGAGCGCGAAGCTGAGCTGATGACCGAGATCGGAGAGCGATTCGCCGCCGACGAACGCGTCCGCATCCCCGAGGTCGTCGGCTCCCACTCCACACGCCGCGTGCTGACAATGGAGTACGTCGACGGGACGAAGATCACCGACGTCGAGGCGCTCAACGACCAGGGCATCGACCGACCTGAACTCGCGCGGACGCTCCGGTCGGTGTATCTCGAGATGACGCTGTTGGACGGCGTCTTCCACGCCGACCCCCACCCTGGCAACCTCGCGGTCAAGGACGACGGTACGCTGGTCTTCTACGACTTCGGGATGAGCGACCGCCTCGACGAGGACCTCCGGCAGCACATCGTCGATCTCTTCGTCGCGGTCGGCCGGACCAACGTCGATGGCGTCCTGGATGCGCTGGTCGATCTCGGGACGCTCCATCCGGGCGCTGCCGACGACGGCCGCGAGGAGTTGCGGGAGGTGATCGACCTCTTCGTCGAGCGGTCGCGTGGTGGCGACGTCGACGTCGACCGACTCGACGCACTGCTCGAGGATTTGGAGGCGACCGTCTATGAGATGCCGTTCCGGCTGCCCGCGGACCTGGCGTTGATTCTGCGCGTAACGGCGCTCGCCGATGGCGTCGCGAACACGCTCGATGACGACCACGACTTCTTCAGTATCGTCGCGGACTTCCTCGCTGACAACGACTTCGTCGACGAAGCCGAGGCCCAACGTGCCGTCGAGCAAGGCGCACAGTTCAACTGA